DNA from Musa acuminata AAA Group cultivar baxijiao chromosome BXJ1-5, Cavendish_Baxijiao_AAA, whole genome shotgun sequence:
aaaagggggagattgttgaatctcgtattttgatgatgaaactacttgatatatgtttatgatttaatctacgttttgagtgacgcaggatgcttcgatcaggatgagacaattaaagcaggataatcatgttgtgccgaaggaacatgtcagaagattggacgtcgggccggtggatcggtcgacgtatcgacagaaggcttcgggccgtggactcgggcatcgggccaagaagagcgggtattgtgccaaggatatcggagttgcggagtcgactggccgattgggcaataggctgcacgagaggacgatgcgccgaagaatcggacgaagcgtcgagggaccaatgacatgtcggacaacttggttaattgcttaggattaattgtctcgattgaagttttgttttgttgtgcaggattaactatgataacaatgaagacataaagtgaaacaaagtgtcggagtcaagcgcgaaggatttgttgcgagttcgagagttcgacggaagtccgaaggttcgtcgggaatgctaccggaactagccgagaatgagttgggagcttgccgaagggtttttcggaagctcgccggaaggttcgttggtgtcacgcccctcaaaatatccatgatttttaaaattttcgtcacagaccaatccaggatccaaactaacgtttgaggacactgaaaacattctatacatattcacatccataaaacctgtgcagtttataatcatatatcacatcactcgataattcacatttatggcaacccaagccaacttgacaaacatgaacaacatttataaatccacaagctaaataaattatacaatcagaactccaactattcaccacaagttcatatcaccataaattagacttaacattctgaaattccaaataagagagatctcctaacactttgacacagtatatccatttcggttcatcgacaacatttcattacatacaagacatacttatacaacaatatcataataaccaaccagacttgcccattattctgaatagctatccactgcctcagcccaaatcaaacatctcgaagagtgacaagctgacctgaaagatttatataacaacggagtgagccaaaaacggctcagcaagtgacaaagcatattcagaacaaaaggaacggtttcaaacgagtaaggtatcataatgcaaggcagaatacaagaattctcaaggataccatctcaatagataccaaatcatacgtatcatgtcattcaaaacatatttgatccataacgaatggggcatagagtaattggaacatatcaatggcagataggacatttcagaacatatcagttcatagcaaatggagcacagagtaattggagcatatcaatggcatatgaaatgttccggagcatatcaacggcatatggaacatttcgaagcatatcatcagtgaatgaagcatttcagagcatatcgaaaacaaatatcgtatagaagctcaaacgtcgtctttgacgttgcaaacatatcaatcttatccaaagcatgtacagaaacacataaccaaagctctggatatcatatcaaacatacagaaggtgtagtgggatctcagtcagaatgtgattcatccatttctgaatgaccacctgacaaaagtctacaatatcccacataacgggaccccacaaagcgggcaaataagcgcataccagaatatcccacaaagcgggaccccacaaagcgggcaaatagcgcataccagaatatcccacaaagcgggaccccacaaagcgggcaaatcagcgcataccttttaccatttctggcaaaggtccagacaatcccacacaccagagtacaaaaggatagtttcaacaataagtagcatatatcggaagcacacgcagaacaacaaacgtacatgtgcctttacgagtcaatccgaagtaagcaataatctttcacaagtatattcagatttgaagggaattgaaagcaagggcacatatggaatccaagcaatcacaaataactcaattcaataagaagatttgatgaattcaatgtccaaaggaatgaaactggaataggcacatatcgaaagcaaatgcggaacaataggatatacatgtgcctatatgagtcaatacgatatagcataaacgttacacaacagttttcaagaatgcaataattttaaggacaagagcatacaagaattcaaagtagtaatataaagctcaattgaataagaaggctaaaggatatcaatttccaaaggaatgaaaccagaatatgagaaatcgaccaaagctcgatttctggcagaatacagaaggcacattgaacaaatgattcaaactatcaatcgtgctccaatttactcagaaataatcattggataatactttcagataagacaggcttcatatgaattgaactgtccaacagagagagttacaaataatttggtaagcaagagtcatagaacaaaatctctgttggcagaattcataatgtcagattcaacagataactaggcaggtgtttggatttcagatctttcaatccatatatcaaagaaaggtctacgagtctagtttccaatgaaatcagttttgaacaaatcagagtttccacaaagtcttataggcagctcggtatcaaaaggtcagaatctcaaaagttgcacagattcgaatcgttacgtttcaaacaggagatataacaagtgcaaggctagaacaattcaaagttcctcatattcaaagcaaaagtagagataaaaatgacagtgaggaagatcaggatacttgcaataagacatatcagagcaattataggagaaacgatcagggaacttgcaatagaaaggattgaaacaagcgggaaacttgcctttcaaagatttcgatccgaagatccaaagaaggtgccagcccaaatccttctacttttcctccgtgtcctctctctgtttcgttttgtgctcccgttttcttcctttcttcgcaactacaccacgtgtcgaacatcgaggcacagtcacctgctctctcttactctcattccttctttttttctttcccaaacgcagctgtcacagccgccgccgttgccgctgctacaatcgcagccccttccaccgcactaccttccttcctcccttctctcacagacataactgctgcatacgcagtcgctgccgctgcggccgcaatcccgtccgcagccccttttttccccctttcctttcctttctttcccggctgcaactgccgcagtcgcagtcgcagccatggccgcagccaccacaaccgcagcctcttcttcctctgctactctatttcctctcatacttctcttccaactgcagctgccactgccgcagctgccaccccttctcctcttcctctcttcttcctctccttccctttctcttcttcttcctttccttctcttctttcccagccacagctgcagctgccatcaccgcagccgcagccccttctcctcttcctctcttcttcctctccttccctttctcttcttcttcctttcctttttctctttccctgccacagctgcagctgccatcgccgcagccgcagccccttctcctcttcctctcttcttcctctccttccctttctctcttcttcctttcctttttctcttcctctttccctgccatagctgcagctgccacaaccgcagccgcagctacttctttcccttctcctcttccttctccttcctttcttcttcttctctccccgctgcaactgctgcagtcgcggccgcagccacggccgcaacctctccctcctcccctgctcatcttcctcttcttcttctcttccagctgcagctgccatcgccgcagctgcagccccttcttccccggcgtcacacacaccctctcctctgtttcctctgcaggaaacagaggtatcacacctctttctcttcctcttcttcttcttctcctcttcccctcttcccttttcctccccaaggccacacatctcctcgctgcagccttgccgcagctatcttcttcttcttcttcttcttcttcttcttcttcttcttcttcttcttcccttttcatcctcaacgccccacacatcctctcctctgtttccacctgcgggaaacagaggtgctgcagccctggctgctgcagctgcctctcgctcctctccctcttccctctcttttccctcttcttctcctcttcccttttcctccccaaccccacacacctcctcgctgcagccttgccgcagctatcctcttctcttcttcttcttcttcttcttctcttctccctcttcttcctctcttcttctccccacgccccatagcttctcgctgcagccctcgctgcagccacctcctcttcttcttcttctccttcttcttcttctctactccctcttcttcctcctctcttcttttccctcttcttcttcttcttcttcttcttcttctcttctccctcttcttcctctcttcttctaccactctccttcttctcctcacgccccaccgctggaagaaacagagtgcgtgggaggcggtgggataataccgaattttcggttttcccttttttttctttttttgcaacttagcagtttagtccttgtaatttctatatttacatataggtcctccaatttacatataaatctttattaataatttttaaaagcgagggatattacagttggaagttcacggagctcgccgagaaagagcagagcttgccgacgaagctcgttggaactcgctaagatcaaatcgtgaagtctaggagcttgccgggagtccgcagaatggtttccgagagttcatcggaagaccgccggaagtttgccggaagctcgctagaagaagtcttgacttgcggactttgtaatagcttagaaaatgtctttaaattcatagttagcacgttaattagggttaggattaggtgttaatcctataacccaagtaggggccaattaggcccaagttcggactggtttggaccaagtttggagccaaaccaagtgagctggaatagtgaaagaggtgccaccgccagggttggaggtagcaccgcccaggctatgtcttcctgcgaggttgggaggtgcaaccgccccagccaggaggtgcaaccgcctgggctgtaaggttgggaggtgcaaccgccccagccaggaggtgcaactgtcaggggtgcgaggctgggaggtgcaaccgccccagccaagaggtagcaccgccagagctcaagtttcgagctctgccaggcgatgcaaccaccgagctcagtcttcgagctctggcagagaggtgcatcagcctgagctcagtctcgagctctgccaggtgatgcaatcaccaagctcagtcttcgagctctggcagagaggtgcatcagcctgagctcagtttcgagctctgccaggtgatgcaaccaccgagctcagtttcgagctctgccaggtgatgcaaccaccgagctcagtcttcaagctctgccaggtgatgcaaccatcgagctcagtcttcgagctctggcagagaggagcaatcgcctgagctcagtcttcgagctctgccaggcggtgccacctctccagtcaagaggtgcaaccgcctgatcccagaattctgggatttgatcgatttgatcgttttgagctcgaattttgaattgggttggggcctataaataccccacccattcagcactgaaacgagcaagaacttacccgaaatcttgatcttttcagtggttcttagagctcaaaactgctagttttcctcctccttctgttcttcaagtttgagttgtaaagagaggagagaaaacatctgaaagggttgtctcctaagcccgtcaaaaggagtgaatctgtaagagggtaattggccttcgcctattgaaggaaggcacctagttgacgtcggcaacctcgtcggtggaggaagccaaaagtggagtaggtcaaggctgaccgaaccactctaaatctctggtttgcgtttattttcgagcactttatcattactgcaaacctcctccattactactgctctctgcgctttcacgaacaagttctaagtgctgttcttccgaatctgcattcagacgtaaattcgtattttcatacatcacagtttacgtttacgtttgattctgcagaactgtcttccgtgcttttacgaacgagcttctttgcagtttacacttacattttgatcctattgataactgcaaactgtcctctacaattttacgaacgagtttcaacatttagacgtaaaactgcattcagacgtaaatcgactttcctcgctcaatcatcagatctcagttcacgtttacgtcttgatttcaactacatactgccttctgcgagtatacaaacaagtttcaaagtttagacgtaaatctgcgtctagacgtaaaactgcgtttagacgtaaatctacgtttagacataaatctgagtttaagacgtaaaactgagtttagacgtaaatctacgtttagacgtaaaactgcgtttagacgtaaatctgcgtttagacgtaaatctgcgtttagacgtaaatctgcgtttagacgtaaaactgcgtttagacgtaaatctgagtttagacgtaaactgcgcttagacgcaaaactgcgcttagacgcaatctacgcttagacgcaaactgcacttagatacaaactgagaatttgcttttgcatcataatagtttttgaacgaacgcagcttttggtttttaatcgctgtaagatttccgctgcactaattcaccccccccctcttagtgctctcgatcctaacagtcataagatctgattgcctcatcaaatcttatgttccaacttcgggaagcttgctttagtccataaatggatctaagcaacctacacaccttatctgggcagttcttggacacgaatccctcaggttgcatcatatacacctcctcctcgaggttcccgttgaggaatgcggttttcacatccatctgccagatctcataatcatagtgtgctgcaatagccaatagaattctgatggattttagcattgctacgggtgagaaagtttcgtcgtagtcaacaccttgcctttgacgataccccttagccactagccttgctttataggtctctacctttccatctactccgatctttttcttaaagatccacttgcaaccgatgggtacaataccttcgggcgcatcaactaggttccaaaccttgttggagtacatagaatccatctcagaattcatagcttcttgccacttcccggagtctatactcataatagcctccttgtaggtctgaggatcaatatcctcaacatcctctcctctaatatgtccaacatatctctcaggaggatgagatactctatcagacctgcgtaaagttgaaaattgtgtattaggtacctgaacagacttgggctgtagagtggtgcttgagcttggttctctaacttcgctcaactctatcattctcctactgtctgcgccaagaatgtgttccttctcaaggaacacttctctcttagctacaaagaccttttagtcctcgagatgatagaagtaatacccacaagtttccttggggtatcccacaaatatgcatcgctttgtccttgattctaacttatcggggttgtgtcttttaacgtgggctgggcagccccaaatcttaacaaccttaagatcaggcttcttccctttccatatctcatattgtgtagacactaccgacttagttggaactctgttcagaaggtaagttgcggtttctagggcatatccccagaatgagatgggtaggtcagcgaaactcatcatggaccgtaccatatctaataaagtacgatttctcctttcagagacaccattgagctgaggtgtgtaaggaggtgtccattgggataatatcccatggtccttgaggaactgagtaaactctgtacttaagtactcacctcctcgatctgatcgaagagttttgatactctttccagtctggttctccacctcattcttatactctctgaatttctcaaaggcctcggacttgtacttcattaagtacacatatccataccttgagaaatcatcagtaaatgtaatgaagtaggagtaacctccaatggcatgagttgacatgggtccatatacatcactatgtatgagttccaacaactcagtggctctctctccaattccactaaatggagagttgatcagttttccacgaatacaaggctcacaagttacatatgacacatagtcgaatggatctagatatccattatttagtaacttttgaatcattctttcatggatgtgacctagcctacaatgccataggtatgcattgttcacctcatctcgtttcctcttagacacttacattcatgatatgtggagtagtgtcttgcataaacaaacctttatgcaatattcctctcgtcaatctcccctcggctttgctagaatttataataaattgtagatgtaataagcaatactggtatccaataccaatgcactatcacaaaaatctgccaattggagattgatcatgaatgtacctgaagcttcaccaagcttctatttcgccctttctacaaggtactctttgtagttcctcttccattgcccatctttaccatagtggaagcattggcctttgtcctttgctgggtctttcttagcaacctttgctttacctggtttgcccttgccctttcccttcttaagggacctttctgctttccttttctttctggtctcaccagtgtagagaactggcttctctttcttaatagtactctctgcctccctcaacatattgaggagctctgggagagtcacctcaagcttgttcatattaaaattcattatgaactgtgaaaaggaatctggtagggactgaagcacaatgtccacacacaagttatcctctaggaccattcctagacctgtgagtttctctatccactcaatcatcttgaggacatggttctgaaccggtgtcccctcagtcatcctagcgcggaaaaggctcttggatatctcatatcgttgagtccttccctgttcctcaaacaatttacggacatgtaggagaatggatctggcatccatcttttcatgttgtctctgtaactctggagtcatagagcccaacatatagcactgagcaagagtggagtcatcaatgtacttcacgtagcgagcgatctcatcctcgcttgccccttcttcgggcgtaggcatcactgtatcaaggacgtacacgattttctccgctgtgagaacaattctcaagttacggagccaatccgtataatttggactagtgaggcagttgacatcaagtatgccacgtaagggatttgaaagcgacattttctgaaaataaagatgtagcaaaaatgaattacatgcagattttgcaagaaataaactatcaagatatggacttctatcttaatatgctcccactattttactaacgagtcacgcgacaccctcagcacgtgaaacggaagtctccggcagacttctagtggggatcaggatccaatcaacgtcttagtgtaacctcgagggactcgaccaatcacactaagcctaaaagatagacaactcttgccgatcacaactccttgtgattcccgtcctgttcggcctccgaatcaccatggcctcgagggactcgaccaaccatgatgctcggttaagtcaacaccttcgttacaagatgagtctgatttgatgatataccctcgagggactcgactaagcatatcatgccctcaggtcaccggtgacatctctatgtcgtaagcaagatagcgaatcgcgatataggtgagtctcgagggactcgaccaactcaacctacatcgggattcggttcctactcataacgatggaaggccacgtgggtcaatctaattgcctcacgtttaccgaattAATTTtattgagagatgtttctatgatttggtctcctaatatgacatgtcacacatatacatatttaatatatatctacatcgcatgcaaatatatatacatatctagtatgtgtataagcaatcacaccagatgatcatggaccacaacctaatatgatttggcccgagccagtaggcctaatcactcacatcaagatctatgtgtgcaacggtgcatctccatgccttgtgatcgtccatctcgtcctcgtcggttccgtcgacatcttgatgcatctccatgcatcacgatcgtccgtctcgtgggtcccgctatgacatccacgctcccgctgcgcctcctcatgtgattacaacttaatcataggcacgcaggcccgacaataaacgagaaatataatggaggttcgtagacctcaataataataatcacaagtacacacatcacacggtccatgatcatccgtccactcatcatacattacatgtataaataatcatcatcatgtaggactactagataataataaaaataataatcaactaaaccttttaattaattaatattttctgaaatcagggatatatagggaatttctcaattcctaagggtattttcgtaatttggacaaaagacagaaactggaatttctcaaattccgagggggcaaaactgtctttttgcccagaaaaccctaatgcccttctcccccttgctgctgcgccgccgccgccgccaccctgctggcggcggcctctgcggcgagggcgagggcactgccctcgcctgcaggtggcacgcccgctggggtcgctgccgctgcaggtggacgcccccgcgggcgccgccgcctccgcgggcggttctgcccgcgagtcagcgcccgcaggtggtgctgtctcgctggcgaccgcccctgcggggtttttgcccgtgggagcagcggccacaggcgccgctgccctgcggtgcctcagcccgcgctgctgccccgcggcgcctctgcccgcgggctcagtggccgcaggcgcttctaccgagcgggctgccagccccgccggccgcaagcctgctgcaagcagaccgccggccggctgctgcaggcacagcgcttgcgcatgcgccggcgctgtgctgcctggctgcggctgcggctggctgcaggcatgcagatcgagggcagcaactgttgctgcccttccttgcttttgcgtcaacgattttgacgtcaatattcttcctaaacacaacacacgcagttcaaaaaccaatcattcgcacgaacaacttggctctgataccactgttgggaaatcatagggggcgacatcatatgcgcagcggaagaacaagaaaacaaaaatccccgattcccaaaaagatgttcatcgtcgtgcgaagattggtgcgcaaaatctgcaaaaaacacaaaactgcatataaagattgtgttacctagggagatcgtatatccctgtttccttgcagatccttaggagagggtgaaggaggtcaagcgtcctcctctctagcggtgatccacacagcagggttgcgacgacgctcctcaaaactccaggcctactctgagggggagagggagaggagaataggaagggcaagcaaagactctagcctatgaggctgtgaatccctcctatttatagagatcccgtgtcaaaaccctaatgggtcctttccctagtgggtattggatctgcatccaataagacaagggctccgtcggatatctcatatccgaacctctactcatcgcaatgcctaccatatgtgtgtgaccctctaggcccaatatcgagctggccgtgagtcatacctgtcagaactccttctaactcagtgaattattatctctgtaataattcactcgactcatcgactacggaagtactaggctactacgccgtagtccccagacgatacaggggaatccaatccattggacctgtctgtcctcagttaccatgtacctatagtccctcatccatctaatatcccagagaccgtatatcgagcatggtgctgtcagacccatacggtttctactcgagtctcgctctaatcggattctcccggagaactctttctctctcaacccgaatgaccctggccagggatttgtctgagcaagaacacatgggatattcctctcatgataccgagagtggatgatcctctatcgacactcaatagccctcgtaaggtcgactaccactcccaatgaccagctgtactagatctgggaacagccaaacctataagtctggtatcaaagagtggagcactcatacaggacatccttggtgtctcaagtctaagaaccagatacaccactaggactacggaatcgttgtctgacaataaggcatcatcaaccatccagcattccgtaagcggatcaatcagtgaactcattctccaatgagcacctgtactgtatccctagtgtccctacacgagcagctatgagaccagctgcatccatcatatggacgggtatacagcacaccagtctatccggttatcacgatgtccctctcgagtaacctatgaccgggattatttaggatatgtgtttaaaggtgaatcggtctcattatcgtgatctcatcacgatccgattcccattgcacaaatccaaggacatcacaatatatatgcatttatgcaatagttataaagcgatatacgccaaaatataataagcaaaaagattctatatcaagtcacacgtgccatcactcacgtgattggcttgctgggcacttatgactagcacatacGACCCAGcatatctccatggggtgctccgatactattagagaagaagaaggatggaacattgaggctttgtattgattatagatagtagaatcaggtgaccatcaaaaacaagtatcctgtcacgcccccacaaaatatatcgataatatttaaaatcttcatcataactaacccaggatccaaacatacatttgaggtcactaagaaaacattcagatcaaaattttcacttctataatctaccacttcataaccctgtgcaattcataaacatagcacacatcactcgataattcatacaatctgaactcaactcatcaaaataaaaaccactatgtaaatccacaagtggggaattctatgtagtcaccacaatcatcgatttaccataagttcatatcattacacgaatttaatttaacattccaaaaccctatacatgagggatccattaacttacacaaaatccataggtttagattcatagtcacatttcattagatgcaaggtagtttatacacaactacatatatgctaaaaaaagt
Protein-coding regions in this window:
- the LOC135674096 gene encoding uncharacterized protein LOC135674096, with protein sequence MCGALRMKREEEEEEEEEEEEEEEEDSCGKAAARRCVALGRKREEGKRRRRRRGRERGVIPLFPAEETEERVCVTPGKKGLQLRRWQLQLEEKKKRKMSRGGGRGCGRGCGRDCSSCSGERRRRKEGEGRGEGKEVAAAAVVAAAAMAGKEEEKKERKKREREGEEEERKRRRGCGCGDGSCSCGREREKGKEEEEKGKERKKRGRGEGAAAAVMAAAAVAGKEEKERKKKRKGRRGRREEEEKGWQLRQWQLQLEEKYERK